From the genome of Chionomys nivalis chromosome 19, mChiNiv1.1, whole genome shotgun sequence, one region includes:
- the Ccdc167 gene encoding coiled-coil domain-containing protein 167, whose protein sequence is MTKKKRENLGVAQEIDGLEEKLSQCRKDLEAVTSRLYRAELSPEDRRSLEKEKTTLMSKASKYEKELKLLRQENRKNMLLSVAIFILLALLYAHWTM, encoded by the exons ATGACTAAAAAGAAGCGGGAGAATCTGGGTGTCGCTCAGGAG ATTGATGGCCTAGAGGAGAAGCTGTCTCAGTGTCGGAAGGACCTGGAGGCTGTGACCTCCCGGCTCTACAGGGCAGAACTGAGTCCTGAGGACAG GAGGTCTctggagaaggagaaaaccaCCCTCATGAGCAAAGCCTCCAAGTATG AGAAGGAGCTGAAGCTGCTTCGCCAAGAGAATCGGAAGAACATGTTACTCTCGGTGGCCATCTTCATCCTCCTCGCCCTCCTCTATGCCCACTGGACTATGTGA